From Stigmatopora argus isolate UIUO_Sarg chromosome 14, RoL_Sarg_1.0, whole genome shotgun sequence, the proteins below share one genomic window:
- the LOC144088915 gene encoding myosin-1-like: MSDAEMEIFGEATPYLRKTERERIAAQNVPFDAKVAVFVPDPKHEYVKGKIRSHDGSNVTVETDGGKVSTVHQDDLRPMNPPKFDKIEDMALLTHLHEPAVLFNLKERYAAWMIYTYSGLFCVTVNPYKWLPVYNPQVVAAYRGRKRQEAPPHIFSISDNAYQYMLTDRENQCILITGESGAGKTVNTKRVIQYFATIVSVGDSSKKEPIPEKAQGTLEDQIIQANPLLEAFGNAKTVRNDNSSRFGKFIRIHFGTKGKLASADIETYLLEKSRVTFQLPAERSYHIFYQIMSNKKPDLIDMMLITSNPFDYPFISQGEISVQSINDAEELMATDSAIDILGFNAEEKIGIYKLTGAVMHIGNMKFKQKQREEQAEPDGTEVADKVSYLMGLNSADLLKALCNPRVKVGNEYVTKGQTPQQVNNAMGALSKAVYEKLFLWMVTRINKILDTRLPRQHFIGVLDIAGFEIFEMNSLEQLCINFTNEKLQQFFNHHMFVLEQEEYKKEGIQWEFIDFGMDLAACIELIEKPMGIFSILEEECMFPKATDMSFKNKLYDQHQSNSIFQKPKPSKGKSEAHFSLMHYAGTVDYNLSGWLEKNKDPLNDTVVQLYQKASVKLLSHLFATYASADGQFSTGETQKLADGSKKSSKKKGSSFQTVSALFRENLNKLMANLKSTHPHFVRCIIPNETKTPGVMDHHLVLHQLRCNGVLEGIRICRKGFPSRILYGDFRQRYRILNTSAIPEGQFMDSKKASEKLLSSIDVDHAQYRFGYTKVFFKAGLLGLLEEMRDERLAVLMTRIQAVARGYVTRLMLKEMAKKRESVFIIQYNIRSFMNVKNWPWMRLFFKIKPLLRCAEAEKEIQSVRAEVSRLKEELIKSEARRKELEEKTVGLIQEKNDLNLQIQAERENLCDAEERCEGLIKSKIHLEAKVKEFSERLEEEEEINADVTAKRRKLEDETSELKRDIDDLELIIAKIEKEKHANENKIKNLIEELTTLEEKLMRSSKEYKALQENHEQMRDDLQAEEDKVNVLMKTRVKLEQQVDDLECSLDQEKKVRADLERSRRKLDGDLKLSQETVMDLENERQQAEDRLNKKDMEISNLQHKVEAEQALATQLQKHIKELQARLEELEEQTESDRSNRAKVEKQKLDLNRELEEIRERLEEAGGATNAQVEMNKKREADFQRLRRDLEEATLQHEAITAALRKKHADTVAELGEQIDNLQRIKQRLEKDKNELKMEMDDIAGHAANVVKSKSNLERNCRNLEEQTSEYKTKMDEAHRALSDSTALNARLQTENGELSRLLEEKEAALNKMSRSKAAGSQQIQELKRLLDEEVKAKNSLAHSCQSFRHDCELLREQYEEEQEAKAELQRYLSKANSDVAQWRSKYETDAIRRTEELEEAKKRLVQRLQESEESTETANVKNSSLEKSKQRLQVEVEDLMAELDRANAANATLDKKQMNFDKVLSEWKQKYDECQSDLEVSQRESRSLSTELFKLKNTYEEALEHLESVKKENKNLQQENTEISENIGQSAKIIRELENVAKHAEQEKKDSQMALEEVESSLEHEEAKILHLQLELNQIKSEVDRKMLEKDEEMDLLKKNHQRTVDNLQNALEAETRSRNDAVRLKKKMEGDINEMEIQLGYANRQASEATKQMRNLQSQLKETQVLLDEALHSLEETKDQLAIADRRNDLMMAETEEVKALLEQAERSRKLAEQELRDVSERTQLLHSQNAGLVNSKRKMEIELSQLQSDMDDAVQEAINTDEKAKKAIADAAMMSEELKKEQDTSAHLERMKKNLEITVKDLQQRLDEAESIALKGGKKELQKMEARVRELEKELEAEQKRGSEAMKGVRKYERKIKELTFQGEEEKKNVSRLQDLVDKLQLKVKTYKRQSEEAEEQTSVHQAKFRKVQHELEAAEERADIAESQLNKLRVKSRDIVGKVE, from the exons ATGAGCGACGCGGAGATGGAAATTTTCGGGGAGGCCACCCCTTACCTGCGCAAAACGGAGCGGGAGCGAATCGCGGCGCAGAACGTGCCGTTTGATGCCAAGGTGGCAGTCTTCGTACCCGACCCCAAACACGAGTACGTCAAGGGCAAGATCAGGAGCCACGACGGCAGTAACGTTACCGTGGAAACCGACGGTGGCAAG GTGTCGACAGTGCACCAGGATGACCTCCGACCTATGAACCCGCCAAAGTTTGACAAGATCGAGGACATGGCTCTATTGACGCACCTCCACGAGCCGGCTGTGCTATTCAACCTCAAGGAGCGCTACGCCGCCTGGATGATTTAT ACCTACTCTGGTCTTTTCTGTGTGACCGTCAACCCGTACAAGTGGCTGCCCGTCTACAACCCCCAAGTAGTGGCAGCGTATCGGGGAAGGAAGCGTCAGGAAGCCCCTCCGCACATCTTTTCCATCTCCGACAATGCATACCAGTACATGCTGACAG ATCGAGAGAACCAGTGCATCCTCATCAC CGGGGAATCCGGCGCTGGCAAGACGGTCAACACCAAGCGTGTGATCCAGTACTTTGCGACCATCGTGTCGGTGGGGGACTCCAGCAAGAAGGAGCCAATTCCTGAAAAAGCGCAG GGAACGCTGGAAGATCAAATTATCCAAGCCAACCCTCTTCTGGAAGCTTTTGGGAACGCCAAGACTGTGAGGAATGACAACTCGTCACGATTT GGCAAATTTATCCGCATCCACTTTGGGACCAAGGGCAAGTTGGCATCAGCTGATATCGAAACAT ATCTGCTTGAGAAATCCCGTGTGACCTTCCAGCTGCCGGCCGAGAGGAGCTACCATATCTTCTACCAGATCATGTCCAACAAGAAGCCCGATCTCATCG ACATGATGCTCATCACGTCCAATCCTTTCGACTATCCTTTCATCAGCCAGGGCGAAATCAGTGTGCAGAGCATCAACGATGCGGAGGAGCTCATGGCCACAGAT AGCGCTATTGACATTCTTGGTTTCAACGCGGAGGAGAAGATTGGCATCTATAAGCTAACCGGGGCTGTGATGCACATTGGGAACATGAAATTCAAGCAGAAGCAGCGCGAAGAACAAGCAGAACCTGACGGCACTGAGG TGGCCGACAAAGTGTCCTACCTCATGGGACTCAATTCGGCCGACCTGCTTAAGGCGCTGTGCAACCCTCGAGTGAAGGTTGGCAATGAGTACGTCACCAAAGGCCAGACACCACAGCAG GTGAACAACGCAATGGGTGCCTTGTCCAAGGCTGTGTACGAGAAGCTCTTCCTGTGGATGGTTACTAGAATCAACAAGATACTCGACACCAGACTTCCCAGGCAACACTTTATTGGGGTCTTGGATATTGCGGGGTTTGAAATTTTTGAG ATGAACAGTCTGGAGCAGTTGTGCATCAACTTCACCAATGAGAAGCTTCAGCAATTCTTCAACCACCACATGTTTGTCCTGGAACAAGAGGAGTACAAGAAGGAAGGCATTCAATGGGAGTTCATCGACTTTGGTATGGACCTAGCGGCTTGCATCGAACTTATTGAGAAG CCAATGGGCATCTTCTCCATTCTGGAGGAGGAGTGCATGTTCCCAAAGGCCACCGACATGTCCTTTAAGAACAAACTTTACGACCAACACCAGAGCAACAGCATCTTCCAGAAACCCAAACCTTCCAAAGGAAAGTCCGAGGCTCACTTTTCTCTGATGCATTATGCCGGCACCGTGGACTACAACCTAAGTGGCTGGCTGGAGAAGAACAAAGACCCGCTTAACGACACGGTGGTGCAGCTCTACCAAAAAGCCTCGGTCAAGCTGCTCTCCCACCTCTTTGCCACGTACGCCTCAGCAGACGGTCAGTTCTCTACAGGCGAAACGCAGAAAT TAGCTGACGGAAGCAAGAAAAGCTCCAAGAAAAAAGGTTCATCTTTCCAGACGGTCTCTGCACTTTTCAGG GAAAACCTCAACAAGCTGATGGCGAACCTCAAGTCCACCCACCCGCACTTTGTGAGGTGCATCATCCCCAATGAGACCAAGACTCCAG GGGTGATGGATCACCATCTGGTTCTGCATCAACTTCGCTGCAACGGCGTACTAGAAGGAATCAGGATCTGTCGGAAGGGATTCCCTAGCCGGATTCTTTATGGAGACTTCAGACAGAG GTACAGGATTTTGAATACCAGCGCCATCCCTGAAGGCCAGTTCATGGACAGTAAAAAGGCATCAGAGAAACTTCTGTCCTCCATCGATGTTGATCACGCCCAGTATAGATTTGGATACACAAAG GTCTTCTTCAAAGCAGGCCTTTTGGGTCTTCTCGAAGAGATGCGCGATGAACGTTTGGCGGTGCTGATGACTCGCATTCAAGCTGTAGCTAGAGGTTACGTCACCAGGTTGATGCTGAAGGAAATGGCTAAAAAAAG AGAATCCGTTTTCATCATCCAGTACAACATTCGCTCCTTCATGAATGTAAAGAACTGGCCTTGGATGAGGCTCTTTTTCAAGATCAAGCCTCTTCTGCGATGTGCCGAGGCCGAGAAGGAGATCCAGAGCGTGAGAGCTGAGGTGTCGCGGCTGAAGGAAGAGCTGATCAAGTCCGAGGCTCGCAGAAAGGAACTGGAGGAGAAGACCGTAGGGCTTATCCAGGAGAAGAACGACCTTAACCTTCAAATCCAAGCA GAACGAGAGAACCTGTGCGATGCTGAGGAGCGTTGTGAAGGTCTGATCAAAAGTAAAATTCACCTGGAGGCCAAAGTCAAGGAATTCTCTGAGCGGctagaagaggaagaggaaatcAATGCGGACGTTACAGCAAAGAGGCGAAAGCTGGAGGATGAAACTTCTGAACTCAAACGGGACATCGATGACCTTGAGCTGATCATTGCCAAAATCGAAAAGGAGAAACATGCCAATGAAAACAAG ATCAAGAACTTGATAGAGGAGCTAACCACCCTGGAGGAGAAACTAATGAGGTCTTCCAAAGAGTACAAAGCGTTGCAGGAGAATCACGAGCAGATGCGTGATGACCTCCAGGCCGAAGAAGATAAAGTCAACGTTTTGATGAAGACGAGGGTTAAGTTGGAGCAACAGGTCGACGAT CTGGAGTGCTCACTGGATCAGGAGAAGAAAGTCCGTGCTGACTTGGAGAGATCCAGACGAAAACTGGATGGAGACCTCAAGCTGAGTCAGGAGACCGTGATGGATTTGGAGAATGAGAGgcagcaagcggaagacagactTAATAA GAAAGATATGGAAATCAGCAACCTGCAGCACAAAGTAGAGGCCGAGCAAGCCCTTGCCACTCAGCTGCAAAAGCACATAAAAGAACTTCAG GCTCGCCTGGAAGAACTGGAAGAACAAACTGAATCGGACCGTTCCAACAGGGCAAAAGTGGAGAAGCAGAAGTTGGACCTCAACAGGGAGCTGGAGGAGATCAGAGAGAGGCTAGAGGAGGCCGGAGGAGCCACCAACGCTCAGGTGGAGATGAACAAGAAACGCGAAGCCGACTTCCAAAGGCTGCGACGTGACCTGGAGGAGGCCACCCTCCAGCATGAAGCCATCACTGCGGCTCTGCGCAAGAAGCATGCCGACACCGTCGCAGAACTCGGAGAGCAGATTGACAATCTGCAGAGAATCAAGCAAAGGCTGGAGAAAGACAAAAACGAACTTAAAATGGAGATGGACGACATAGCGGGCCATGCGGCAAATGTTGTGAAGAGCAAG TCCAACTTGGAGAGGAACTGCCGCAACCTAGAAGAGCAAACCAGCGAGTACAAGACCAAAATGGACGAAGCCCACAGAGCACTCAGTGACTCCACCGCTCTCAATGCACGACTACAGACGGAGAATG GTGAACTTTCTCGGCTGCTGGAGGAGAAAGAGGCGGCGCTGAACAAAATGAGCAGAAGCAAAGCTGCAGGCAGTCAACAGATCCAAGAACTCAAGAGGCTTCTCGATGAAGAAGTTAAG GCCAAAAACTCCCTGGCGCACAGTTGTCAATCATTCCGTCATGACTGTGAGCTTCTGAGGGAACAATatgaggaggagcaggaggccAAAGCCGAGCTGCAGCGCTATCTCTCAAAGGCCAATAGCGACGTGGCCCAGTGGAGAAGCAAATACGAAACGGATGCCATTCGGCGCActgaagaactagaggaagccAA GAAGAGGCTTGTACAGCGGCTGCAAGAATCAGAGGAGTCAACAGAGACAGCAAATGTCAAAAATTCCTCTTTGGAGAAAAGCAAGCAGAGGCTGCAGGTTGAAGTGGAAGACCTCATGGCGGAGTTGGACAGGGCAAATGCAGCCAATGCGACTCTGGATAAGAAACAGATGAACTTTGACAAG GTCCTGTCTGAATGGAAGCAGAAGTATGACGAGTGTCAGTCGGACCTCGAGGTGTCCCAGAGAGAATCCAGAAGtctgagtaccgaactcttcaAATTAAAGAACACCTATGAGGAAGCACTGGAACACCTGGAGAGCgtgaagaaagaaaataaaaaccttCAGC AGGAGAACACCGAAATCAGCGAGAACATTGGACAGTCAGCTAAAATAATCCGTGAGCTGGAAAACGTTGCAAAGCATGCTGAGCAGGAGAAAAAAGACTCTCAGATGGCACTGGAAGAGGTTGAG TCATCTCTGGAACACGAGGAGGCCAAAATCCTTCACCTGCAACTGGAACTGAACCAGATCAAATCAGAGGTTGACAGGAAAATGTTAGAGAAAGACGAAGAGATGGACCTGCTAAAGAAGAACCATCAGAGAACTGTGGACAACCTGCAGAACGCACTAGAAGCTGAAACGCGCAGCCGCAATGACGCCGTCCGTCTGAAGAAAAAGATGGAGGGGGACATTAACGAGATGGAGATCCAACTAGGCTACGCCAACCGTCAAGCCTCGGAGGCCACGAAGCAAATGAGAAACCTTCAAAGCCAGTTGAAG GAGACGCAAGTGCTACTGGACGAGGCGCTCCATAGCCTCGAGGAGACCAAGGACCAACTGGCCATCGCAGACCGGCGTAATGACCTGATGATGGCCGAGACGGAGGAGGTCAAGGCGCTTCTTGAACAGGCTGAACGGAGTCGGAAGCTGGCCGAGCAGGAACTGAGGGACGTTAGCGAGCGGACTCAGCTGCTGCATTCACAG aacGCAGGCCTGGTGAACTCTAAAAGAAAGATGGAGATCGAGTTGTCTCAACTGCAGTCAGACATGGACGACGCGGTGCAGGAGGCAATAAACACAGACGAGAAGGCCAAGAAAGCCATTGCAGAt GCCGCCATGATGTCCGAGGAGCTCAAGAAGGAGCAGGACACCAGTGCTCACTTGGAGAGGATGAAGAAGAACCTGGAGATAACGGTCAAGGACCTGCAGCAACGTCTGGACGAAGCAGAGAGCATTGCCTTGAAAGGCGGGAAGAAGGAGCTCCAGAAGATGGAAGCCCGG gttcgcGAGTTGGAAAAGGAATTGGAGGCGGAGCAGAAACGTGGGAGCGAAGCCATGAAAGGAGTCCGCAAATACGAACGCAAGATTAAAGAGCTGACTTTTCAG ggggaggaggagaagaagaacgTGAGCAGACTTCAGGATCTGGTCGATAAGTTGCAGCTGAAAGTTAAAACGTACAAGCGGCAGAGCGAGGAGGCG GAAGAACAAACAAGCGTCCACCAGGCCAAGTTCCGGAAAGTGCAGCACGAGCTGGAGGCAGCCGAGGAACGAGCCGATATTGCCGAGTCGCAGCTCAACAAACTCAGAGTCAAGAGCCGCGACATTGTTGGGAAAGTGGAGTAA